One window of Acomys russatus chromosome 28, mAcoRus1.1, whole genome shotgun sequence genomic DNA carries:
- the LOC127211015 gene encoding cytochrome P450 4F4-like — protein sequence MCYLDLSWLGLRPLSASPWLLFFFAGASWFLARCFTHIYTLYKKCRLLCGFPQPPKRNWFWGHLGMCPPTEEGMKEITELVATYPQGFRTWLGPIVPLVILCHPDTIRSVLSASAAVAPKDDTFYRFLKPWLGDGLLVSAGDKWSRHRRMLTPAFHFNILKPYVKIFNDSTNIMHAKWLRLASGGSICLDMFENISLMTLDTLQKCVFSFNSNCQEKPSQYIAAILELSALAVKRREQLLLHMDLLYHLTADGTRFYKACRLVHDFTDAIIQERRHTLPTHGGDDVIKAKAKTLDFLDVLLLTKDEDGRQLSDEDIRAEADTFMFRGHDTTASGLSWILYNLARHPEHQERCRQEVRELLRGREPEEIEWDDLAQLPFLTMCIKESLRLHPPVTVISRRCTQDIALSDGRVIPKGVICVINIFGTHHNPTVWRDPEVYDPFRFDPETIQDRSPLAFIPFSAGPRNCIGQIFAMNEMKVALALTLLRFRVLPDDKEPRRKPELILRAEGGLWLRVEPLSASPPTPVQ from the exons ATGTGCTACCTGGACCTATCCTGGCTGGGCCTGAGACCCTTGTCAGCCTCACCATGgctgctctttttctttgctgGGGCTTCCTGGTTCTTGGCCCGCTGCttcacccacatatacacattgtATAAAAAGTGTCGTCTTCTCTGCGGTTTCCCTCAGCCACCCAAGAGGAATTGGTTTTGGGGCCACCTGGGCATG TGTCCTCCCACGGAAGAAGGCATGAAGGAGATCACTGAGCTGGTGGCCACCTACCCTCAGGGCTTCAGGACCTGGTTAGGCCCTATAGTTCCTCTCGTCATTTTGTGCCACCCTGACACCATCCGATCTGTCCTCAGCGCCTCAG CTGCGGTTGCCCCGAAGGATGACACCTTCTACAGGTTCCTGAAACCCTGGCTGG GGGATGGGCTCTTGGTGAGTGCCGGTGACAAGTGGAGCCGCCACCGTCGCATGCTGACACCCGCCTTCCACTTCAACATCCTGAAACCCTATGTGAAGATTTTCAATGACAGCACCAACATCATGCAC gctAAGTGGCTACGCCTGGCCTCAGGGGGTAGCATCTGTCTGGACATGTTTGAGAACATTAGCCTCATGACCTTGGACACTTTGCAGAAATGTGTTTTCAGCTTCAACAGCAACTGTCAGGA GAAGCCCAGCCAGTATATTGCTGCCATCTTAGAGCTCAGTGCCCTGGCTGTGAAAAGACGTGAACAGCTGCTTCTGCACATGGACCTGCTCTACCACCTCACAGCTGATGGGACGCGCTTCTATAAGGCCTGCCGCCTGGTCCATGACTTCACCGATGCCATCATCCAGGAACGGCGTCACACTCTGCCCACtcatggtggtgatgatgtcatCAAGGCCAAGGCCAAGACTTTGGACTTTCTTGATGTGCTGCTGCTAACTAAg GATGAAGATGGAAGGCAGCTGTCGGACGAGGACATCCGAGCTGAGGCTGACACCTTCATGTTCAGGG GCCACGACACCACAGCCAGTGGGCTCTCCTGGATCCTGTACAACCTGGCGAGGCACCCTGAGCACCAGGAGCGCTGCCGGCAGGAGGTGCGGGAGCTCCTGAGGGGCCGAGAGCCTGAGGAGATTGAATG GGACGACCTGGCCCAGCTGCCCTTCCTGACCATGTGCATCAAGGAGAGCCTGCGGCTGCATCCTCCAGTCACGGTCATCTCCCGACGCTGCACCCAGGACATTGCGCTTTCAGATGGCCGAGTCATCCCCAAAG GTGTCATCTGTGTCATCAATATTTTTGGAACCCATCACAACCCAACTGTGTGGCGAGACCCTGAG GTCTATGACCCCTTCCGTTTTGATCCAGAGACCATCCAGGATAGATCgcctctggcatttattcccttcTCTGCGGGACCCAG gaacTGCATAGGTCAGATATTCGCCATGAATGAGATGAAGGTGGCCCTGGCGCTGACGCTGCTGCGCTTCCGGGTCCTGCCTGATGACAAGGAACCTCGCAGGAAACCGGAGCTGATCCTGCGTGCGGAGGGCGGGCTGTGGCTGCGAGTGGAGCCGCTGAgtgcctccccacccacccccgtgcAGTGA